The window TGAGCTGCCGCTGGTGGTCGTGATCACGGCTACCGCCTATGGAGCACCCTACAGCCACTCACAGGTGCAGGAAATCATGGAACAGTATGTGCTGCCGGCAGTAACCAGTACCAATACCCAGTAGAAACAGAAATACTAAAAGTGCCGGAGCCTTTACCCAATGCTTTTAGCATGCTGCATCAGGCTTCAGAGGAAGAATTTTCTGCTTCAGCACCATTCATTTCTGCAGTCGGATAAACCTTTTTGGCTGGCTATGAAATTAATTCCACTTTTTTTGGCTTATATTTCAGAAGTAAGAATAAACAATATCAGAATCGTACAAGCATGTCGAAGGAAAAATCTTCCGTAAAGGAAAAAAAGAAAGAGCCTGCCAAAACCTTAAAAGAGAAAAAAGCAGATAAGGTGGCTAAAAAGAAAGCAAAAAGAGATTAATAGCCCCAGCGCTATATGTATACATCAGCCCTGCAGAGTATTAAACAGCTGCAGGGCTCTTTTGTGTGTCCGGCTTCTGTGGATTGTGTATAAAAGCTGTTGTAACAAAGTATATTTCCACTTAATAATAATACTATTAGAAGTATTTTATCAGTTTGAGAGGTAAAAATTGGATATTGTAAATTAATTATCCAGATTTGTACAAATTAATGAACGCATCTACTGCTGAAAATGTAGTAGGTGTATATTGAACAAATTACCAATGAATACAGGAATAGTAAAATTTTTTAATGAGCAGAAAGGTTTCGGCTTCATTAAAGAGACAGAAACAGAAAAAGAATATTTCGTACACATTTCAGAACTCGTAGACGAGATCAGAGAAAATGACGAAGTGACTTTTGACCTTCAGGAAGGAAGAAAAGGACTAAACGCTGTTAATGTTAAACGCGCTTAGTTTTAAATATAAGCCAGCATTGAAGAAGCCTTACTTTTAGTAAGGCTTTTTTTTGTGCCTGCCGTTAAAATTATTCCACCCACTCAAAAAACTCTGGAGGCAGGCCGGTGCAGTGGTATGCGGTGCATTAAAAAGCAGCAAAACCCTATAAAGCAGTAATACCCTCACCAAGCCTGGCATGGCTGCCTGAACAGCACAATACTTTGAATTAACGGAGAGCCTGCCCACAGAAAGTACGCCTATGCAGCTTTCTTCCCCTCCCCTCTCAGGAACTGGTCTGTGGGCTGCCCTGCAGCTGCAATATGTTAATAAGTTTAAGACTCTCTCAGGGCAGAATCTACCATCAGCAATTCATCTATATTGGTCTTGTTCACGATTCCTATAAATTTGCCATTTTCAATAACAGGGTTTACTGTACTGCCCCCTGTCATCATTTTATGATACACCTCCCGCAGGGGCATATGGGGATGAAGCATAATATAATCCTGGCTCATGGCCCTGGAAACAGGTGCTGTTTTCCCATATTCCGATAACCCCCTGATCAGTTCCTTTCTGGTTAGCACGCCCACCACCTGATCTTCGGATGCCACTATAAACTCCTGCTCCTGGCTGTTCAGCAGCAATTGTACTGCCTTTTCAAGGCTATCATCCGGCAGGAGCAGGCTAAACTTTCGCATCACCACATCTTCCACCCTGTAATCTGCCAGTCCGGTTCTGATACTCTCGTACCTTGCTTCAGAGCCGGCACCCATGTACACGAAAAATCCGATGATCACGAGCCAGAAATTGAAGAAGAAGCCAAAGAACACAAAAGCAATGGCCAGCAGCTGGCCAATATTGGCTGCGATACGTGTAGCCTTAGTACGGTCCATGCCAAATGCCAGGCCAGCCCTGAGCATCCTGCCACCATCCAGGGGAAAAGCAGGAATTAAATTAAAAGCCACCAGTATGATGTTTGCCACCAGCAAATTAAAGGTAAATGGCAGATCAATCTGCTGCAGATCTGCAGGGTCGGCATCCTGAAGGGCACCCATATCAGGCATTTGTCCGCTAAACTGGAGATACGCCCACAGCAGCAGGGCAATCACTACATTTACCAACGGTCCGGCAGCAGCCACCATCAGCTCCTGCCCCGGCTTTTCAGGCATGGCCTCCAGGCTTGCAATTCCGCCAATGGGATATAAGGTAATGCGCCGGGTATTGATGTTATATTTTTTAGCGGTGAGGGCATGGCCGTATTCATGCAAGACTACACAGCCAAAGAGCGCAAGTATGAACAACACCCCCTGCAGGCCTTCGCCAGCATCCTGGTTAATATTGTAATAAATAAAATACACCCATACCAGAATGATCCAGAAGGTCCAGTGTATAAAGACCTTTATTCCGGCATACCGGCCTACATATAAAGAAAACCTGTCCTGCTTCATACATTATTTATGGTTAGGAAATACTTTTACCAGACTGTCTCCTCACTACATCAGCTGTTTATGAGCTAAAAAAAATACCTACTGTACCCATTATTCTGAAATTTTTGCCAGCAGCCCTTCATTGGCATCAACTTTTGTCCCCTCTTTCAGTTCAGGGTCTTCCCACTTCCGGCTGGTAGAAAGCACCACCTCTCCTTTTATGGCCGCATTTTTAGGTTTGAAGACTACTGCCTCACCGCTTAGGTTTAGCACCACCAGGAAAGGAGTGCCGCCCGCTCCCCGCCTGATATAAGCCAGCAGCTTGCCATCTGTTAACACAGGATAATAATCGCCATTCATCAGTGCAGGCTCCTGCTGGCGCAGCCGGATCAGGTGCCTGTAAAAGTTCAGGAGTGAATCAGGATCTGCTTTTTGTGCCTCTACATTGTTCTGGTCAAAACTATCTGCCAGGCGGAGCCAGGGTTTTCCGGTAGTAAAGCCTGCTTTTTCAGAAGCATCCCACTGCATAGGTGTACGCTGCGGATCACGGCTTTCGTTATTTTCCATCAGCAGCCCCTGCGGATCTTTCTGTTCATCGCGCGGTATCTCTACATTACTCATGCCTATTTCATCACCATAATACATGATGGGTGTTCCCCGCAGGGTGAGTAACAGCATGGCAGCAACCTTTGCCTGTGCTTTGCCAATGCGGCTTAACACACGGGCCTGGTCATGGTTACCAATTACCCAGTTGGGCCATGCTTCATCCGGAAGGGCTGCTTCATATTCATCGATGGCCGCTGCAATCTTTTTCACCTCCCACGGTAGCTGCAACAGCTGATGATTGCCCGGCAGGTGAGCGCCCCCATTATTAGCGCCGTAATAATCCACTATTTTATGAATGGACAGGTACAGCTCTCCAATCATCACTTTTTCATTGTACCCATCCAGGAGCTGCCGGAACTGGCGAACGATCTCATGCACCTCCGGCTGGTTGCTGGAGTATGCCTGGATCAGCTGTTCGCTACTGGGCATATCTGGCTTATAATCAGGATTTAAAGGGTTATCCCTGAATTTTTCATCTTTGATCAGGTACCACATCACATCCACCCGGAAACCGTTTACACCCTTATCCAGCCAAAACCGCATGGCCTCCAGCACAGCTTCAAGTACTTCAGGATTTCGTAAATTTAGCTCGGGCTGTTCCTTCAGAAAGGTATGGTAGTAATATTGCTCCGTTTGCTCATCCCATTCCCAGGCCGGACCACCGAGCACACTTAGCCAGTTATTTGGTTCTGCACCATTTTCAGCGGCATCTTTCCAGATGTACCAGTCTCTTTTAGGATTATCGCGCGAGGAGCGTGATTCCCTGAACCAGGGGTGCTGATCGGAGGAATGGTTCGGGATAAAATCAACGATCAGCTTCATGTCCCGGCTATGCACCTCCCGAAGCAGCTCATCAAAATCTTTGTGGGTACCAAATACAGGGTCAATGCCGGTATAGTCGGATATATCGTAGCCCAGGTCTTTCATCGGCGAAGGGTAAACGGGTGTCAGCCAGATAGCTTTTATCCCAAGCCACTGCAGGTAATCCAGGCGGTTAATCAAACCGCGGATATCTCCTATCCCATCGCCATTAGAGTCCTGAAACGAACGTGCATATACTTCATAAATGATCTCTTTTTGCCACCATAGCTGCTTCCCGTTTTCCATTGTCTGTATGTTTTTTTAATATCCCTGATGTCTTTACAGTTTACTACTTTGAATAGGGCCAAATGTTCAGTTTGCAATAACTGCGGCAGGTGTGAGGCTGAAGCAGAGAAAAAAAAGCGGCACCAGCTTAGCTGAAGATCAGTCAACTGCTATCTTGTGTGAGGGTTCAAATGCTAGCCGGCAGCGCAAGTGCGGATGAGAGAATCCCTCTAAAAATGTTTACAATCACCTAGCCAATCATTAACTTGGATAGGCAACTAATTTTTTTTCAGATGGCACTTTTACTTTTTATCTTTAGCCTGCTGGCTCCCCTCTCCCAAACCCAGCCCCGGGCAGCACAGCAGCTGACAGGCGCCTGGGAGGCAAACATGACAGATGGAACCCTTGGCCTTTGGATTATGGAAGACGACCATTTCTCCATCACCTATTATAAAAGAGATGCCCCGGAATTTATCAATACTGAGGGCGGCAAATGGTCACTTACTCCGGATGGTAAAATCACTTTACACTGGGAATTTAACACAAAAGATCAAAGCCAGGTGGGGCAGCAGCAGGTATTAGCCCACAAACTGGAAAGCAATACGCTCATAGCAGCAGGAAAGAGCTGGAAGCGGATTGATGATGGTACTCCCGGTGCACTAAAGGGTGCCTGGCTTATTACCGGACGCGAGCGTGATGGAGAAATGGGCACCATGACCCCTGGCGCACGCAAAACCATGAAGATCTTATCCGGCACCCGCTTTCAGTGGATTGCTTACAACAGTGAAACAGGAGAATTTTTTGGTACTGGTGGCGGTGCTTATACCACCAAAGGGGGAAAATACACTGAACAAATTCATTTCTTTTCCAGAGATAATGCACGCGTAGGAGCAAGCCTGGAGTTTGATTACGAACTGCGAGACGGCATGTGGCACCACAGCGGCCAGAGCAGCAAGGGAGAGCCACTGTATGAGATCTGGTCTACCCGCCAGTCGCTGGGAATTTAACACCACCTAAACGGTCATTGCTATCCATGCACTGCCTGCAACTGCACCTGACTATAGTCAGGCCATGGCTTTAGCCCCTGTCCCGCAATATAATTTGCACATTTTCAACGACTTACCGACTTCTATTTGTGCTTGATTCTTAACATTTTACGTTTGTACATGTTTCCTAACTAAAAAGGAGGGATTATGGATTCTACAGTACAGCCGCAACGTATAACTATTGAACAGATCGGGTTTAGGTACGGTCTGATGCTGGCCGGGGCTAACATTGGTTTCTTTCTGCTGATGGCGCTGTTTGGTCTGGAAGACGAAATATGGTTGAGATTTGTAAATCTTGTGTTCATATTTCTTTTTGCCTACCGTGGTATGCAGTATTTTAAACACCACACCCAAAATCACTGGACTTACCTGAAAGGCCTGGGCCTGGGTATATTCATAGTTTTGGTAGGGGCCGCTGTTTTTGCGGTATTCCTGGGTTTATATGGTTTACTCAACCAGCAGTTTGTTGTTTCCATCAATGAAGCTACAAACATGAGCATGAATTTCAATCCTGTCTTTATTGCCTTTATTGCTTTCGTTGAGACGATGATCTATGGTTTTATACTGGTATTTGCAGCCATGCAGCGTCTTAAAACCACCCATATGCAGGATGCAGTGCATATCTGAAACTGCTGATACAGGAGTCTCCTATTTCTGATGGTGCTTTTTCAACACTGCAATGGCCTGGTCAAAAGATTTCTCCAGATGCAGAATAGCCTGACGGAGCTGTCTGGTATCTGCAGTAAGTACAATTGAGCGGCATATTTGAATAGCATGTTCGAGCTCTTCAGCTTCCAGGAGCTTGATTGTCATTTTTATTTTGTGGGTAATCTCTGCCATTTTACCGGCATCCCTGCCCAGCATGGCTTCGGTATAGTTTTTTTTATAATCCTGAAAGTGTTGGATTGTGAGCTGTAACAGCTTTTCTAAAGTGGCACTGTTCCCTTTGGTAATATGCAGGTACTGCTGCAGGGAAATAATAGGCTTATGATTTTCTGGAGCCTGTTCAGGGGAGTAAAGGTTGTTGAAAACAGCTGCCTGATGAGTTCCACCGGAAACAGCAGGGCTGGGGGCACCATAACGTACGATGACGTTAAAAAGATCTTCGGGCCTAAAGGGCTTGCTAAGGAGATCTGTAATTCCGGCTTCCACAATTCTATCTTTATAATCAAATCTGGCGGAGGCCGTAAAAGCAATGATTGGTATATTACTGCAATCTTTGTTTTTAAGAGACCTGATGGCAAGGCTCGCTCTATATCCATCCAGAACCGGCATCTGCAGATCCATCAATACCAAATCATAGGTATTTTGCTCTACCTGCTCCACAGCTTGCGCGCCATCGGTAGCCACATCATACAGCACCCCCCATTCATCCAGATATTCGGTTACCACCATTACATTAATGGCGTTATCTTCGGCCAGCAGCAGCCGTACCCCTCTAACGGTTCTGTTCCCCTCGGCAACACTACGCTCAATGGGTATATCAGCAGCCTCCTCCCTGCCAAAGGGCAGTTCCAGGTTAAAATAAAATTCTGAACCAACACCTGCCTTGCTTTTAACATTAAGTTTACTGCCGAACAAATGTAACAGGCGTTGGCTGATGGCCAGCCCCAGACCTGAGCCCCCATATTTCAAGCCAATTTCCGGACTGGCCTGGGCAAATTCCTCAAAGATCTTTTCCTGCTTGTCTGCCGAAATTCCGATACCGGTGTCTTTCACCATGAGTAAAAACCTGACAATCTGGCCCTGCTGCTCCAGCAGCTGCAGGTGCAGGCTTACTGTTCCCTGCTCGGTAAACTTTAGAGCATTGCCCAGCAAGTTGGTAATCACCTGCCCCAGCTTTACCGGATCTCCAAATACATACGGAGGCATTTCATCATCGAGATGCAGATACAGCTGCAGCCCTTTTTCTTCGGCCTTAAAATGCAAGCCATGCACAATGCTGTGCAGCAGATGATTGATGTTGAAGTATTTCTCTTCCAGCGATATCTTTCCGGATTCTATTTTGCTGAAGTCCAGGATATCATTGATCAGGTCTAGCAGATTCTCTGAAGAAAATTTGAGCACCTCGATATACTGCGCCTGTTGTGGGCTAAGCTCTGTTCGCTGCAGGAGGTTGGCAATACCAATAATGGCATTCATGGGTGTGCGAAACTCGTGACTTACCGTTGAAAGAAAAGCGGCCTTTACCTTTACCGCTTCTTCTGCCTTTTTCTTGGCATGTAACAGTTCCAGTTCGTATTTTTTCCTGTCGGTAATATTGAACACCGTTACCCGGATCAGCACAGGGACCCCAGCCTTGTCTTTTACCTGAACTGCATTAATCAACACAGGCAGTCCTCCCCCCTTTTTCTGCAGCAGTTCATAATTCAACTCATTCACAAATCCCTGCATCTTCAGCAAAGGAGCATGATGGGTTTCGTAAAATATTTTTCCTCCTATAGCAAAAAAGTTCTGCAGCTTTTTTTCAGAAAGCACCTCCTGGCGCTCATACCCTATCCAGTTTAAAAAAGTACTGTTCGCTTTTATAATAAGACCGTTTGGAAGTGTAGACAGATAACCACAGGGGGCATTGTCATAGAGCTCTTCCGCACTCTCTTCTATCAGAGCTGCTGTAATGTTCTTATCTACATTGTGCTTAGCGTCCTTCAATTTTGGTAAAGAAAGTGTTCTATTGCGGCTATGGTTTCATCGGGGGCGCTTAGGTGCGGACAATGACCGGTTGCCTCTAGAACAACCAGTGTACTTTGGGCCAACTGCTTTGCCACATACTGCCCAACCTGTTGTGGAGCAATTACATCTTCGGAACATTGAAGAATGAGGGCAGGTACCGTTAGCTTCAGGAGGTCATCTCTGTTATCAGAAAAAAAAGTAACCTGTGCAAACTGCTTTGCAATTTCAGGATCGGTGCTGCAAAAACTATTCGTTAGCTCCTCTCCCAGCTCTGGTCGGTCGCCATTTCCCATAATAACGGGGGCCATGATACTGGACCAACCAAGATAATTGCTTTCCAGGGAGCTCAGCAGAGATTCTATATCTTCTCTTGAGAACCCCCCATAGTAATCACCCTGGTTGATATAACAGGGAGAAGGACCTACCATCACAAGCTTTTGAAAGGTCTGTGGTTGCCTGACTGCGGCCAGTACACCCACCATGGCACTTACAGAGTGGCCGATAAAAATAGCATTGGCAATGGAATGGGCTTTACAAATCTCGAGCACATCATCTGCATAGCCCTGCAGGCTGCTATATTTCTCCGGATGGTACGCAGCACTGTCAGACTTGCCATGCCCAACATAATCGAACAGCACCAGTTTAAAGTATTTTTCGAAGGCTGGAGTAATATAGCGCCACATATGCTGATCGCACCCAAACCCATGGGCGAAAATCATAAACTGCGTTCCCTGTCCAAAAACTTTTACATTAAACCGTTTATCAATATCCATCATCAATCCCCCGAAAATCATTGCTATGTGCTACGCACACTTTTAAATGTATAACTTTTAGTTAAATTTTCTTAAATTTATTCAACATTTTAGAATCTATCAATGCCGCAAATGCAATATTGACTGATACACTACTTCAGCTTTTTTTACCATGGTATATGGAGCGAGCTCCTGGGGTGACTGGCGGTGACTTTGTGAAGTGCAGCCGGTAAAAGCTGCAAGAAATGCAGGATTAAGGACTCCCAGATCTGCTCTGCTCTATACTAAAAAAAGGAGTAGCAACAGAGGCTCTACCAATCAGCCTGATGATACTACTCCTTTTTGCAGAACATGCACTGCTTCAGTGTATAGTTTAATATGACTTAGTGTTAAAGTATCAATAAAATCAGAGCAGTGCTGAACATGGGGTTTACCACGGATTATTCTTAGCATTGCCCATCACCTGACCACGAATTTCACCTCCGGGATATTGATCCGTATGAACATTCACATAGGTCTGCCCTGCCAGCATCAGCTCTATTAAATCTTAAAGAGAAGCACCTGCCAGAGAACCGATCAGATCGTCTGCAGTAATGGTGCCCTGGGCTAATATGCCACTGAACCTGCCGGGGATTGGCATTGGTGGTGGGCCATCAGGGTACAACCATACTACCACCACACCATTTGAACCCACAGGAGCCACGTGAATGTGAGCCATGCGCAAATTTTCAATATTGGCCACAATCAGCTTATAGCTAAGCTCCGTACCATCTTTGCTTAGCTGAAAAATAGCCTGGCCGGTAGCCTTTGTCTCAGCCACCGGAACCTCCTGATCGCCCCCAAGGTGCGCCCGCATGTTCACGACCCTGTAGCCTCCCTTTATAGCGGAATCATCCTGTAATACAGGTTCAATTCCCTTGTCATCACATGCCGTGAAAACAATTAAAAGAGCAGATACATACAGTAAAATTTGTTTTTTCATGAGTCATAAAAATTAAGTTGAAAATGTCTGGCTGAAATCAACTTGAGGGTAGTATGGTATCTGCTCCGCCGGGTGCCAGCAGGCACCGCAGGGGCACAATTTTTTGCCAGTACGGCAGCAACTGTGCAGAATATTGCCTGGGCAATGGGAAAATAATAAATATCTGATGTCTCACCAGCAATTATTCGCACCAGCCTAACAGCCTTTTAAAACACTGTATAACAATAAGATACAAAATTTATATTCTATACGCTGCAAATGTGTTGAAAAAGGTTTAAGCAGGCACTTAGCCAGCAGCATATTATTGTGATTTGCAGCGCCAGGTAAAAACATCAAAGCAGCCGAACATCAAATTATAGAGGTATAAACCTGCAAGCCAATCTGTACTGATGCCTATATGGCAGCTGAAATGCACATGGTATAGTTTATACGTGACCCTAACGTTTAAATTTTTTTTACTAATTTCAAAATTTCATTACATACAGTTCATTCTAAGTCTAAATTAATCAGAGATTGAAATAAACTCCTTAGTCTGTATAAAAAAACCTCAAAACTGTTTTTCAGCGAATACAGCGCTTATAATGTTTAATAATCAGACTGTTAATGTTTATGAATATTACACAAGTAGTGTAAAAGCAAGCTAAATATTACATTTGAACGGACTGAATAATAGGAAACAAACCATTACCAAATTCAATCTTTTTATCCTGGGGCGACGTATAGTGAGTATCCCATATCAGGGGTGAAATATAAATTTAGACCAATAGCAATGAGAATACTACTATTATCAACCACGCATAGCGGTCTTAGCCAGCGTACTTATAGCGAACTAGTAGAAAGAGGCCACACTGTGTGCGTGCAGCCGGCAACCACTGAAGCAGCAATAGAAGCAGCTGCTGCTTATTTTCAGCCCCAGCTCATTATTGCCCCTTTTCTCAAAAAAGGCTTACCCACTCCCCTGCTCCAGAAATATACTGTTTTAACCATTCGCGCTACGGCCGGTACCGACAGAGGCCCCGTGAACTATAATGGTGTACTTACCGAGAACCTGCAAAACTGGCGTATTACCGTCTATCAGGGATCTCTGGCAAAAGAGGTTTCCAGCAACAGTACCCCTCAAAATTTTATGGTGCCGCTAAAAGCCAAAAGCAATTTCTATCAGCATCATCTTACCCGTGCTGTGGTTCAGGATATTTTGGATACTGTAGAAAAAATTCAGAAAAAAGCCCTGTTGGCGAATACCCTGCAACGAACCGGCACAAAAGTGATCGGCAGGTTACACAGTATTGTTTAAGTTAAGAATAGCCCAACAAAACTTTACATTATGGTCAGGGTGCGGCAATGCATTTTCCAAACCTGAAAGAAAGCCAGTCTTGATCAATAAACCGTAATAATGCATGCTGCAACTACTGTTTGCCGGAGAGAAAATTATATTTCCAGGAATGGAAAAGCATGAGCAGCGATCTGGCTTTTGATGCCTGATGCTTTATTCGTAAACAGCCTCCAGTGCAATGGCCAGCTCATGTGGATCACGAATATCCAGCTTGTCTCTTTTTGCCTTGTTCTGTACGGCCATCAGCTTCCGGTTATCCCCGATAAATTCATCCAGCATGATCTCGATCATTTTGCCGCCGGGCCTTGCTCCTTTTCCATTGTCCAGGAAATTCAGACGCTCGTCGGTATCCATATAAAACAGTTTGAATTTACCTTCAATTGCCAGAAACACCAGTCGCTCTACCTTAAACTCCCTGCGCCCGGTTGCCTTTGAAAGCTCAATGCCTCCTGCAGCTTCAGTGCCCGGATAGGTCAGGGAATAGCTTAGGAAATATTCTTCATCGCTGCTGTTCCGGCTTAACGCCCATATCTGGCTAACCTCTGCTATTGCCTTAACCATCTTGTAATTTGGTGCTTTTTCAAGTACGGCAAATTCATTTCCTTCGTGCAGCACTTTCAGAAATGTAGTATAGCTATCGCTAAGGGGAACGGTGTAGTAGCGGTGACCGGAATAGGAAAAGGTCTCCACATCTGCGGCATCAAGTACAAATGGCTCATCCTCCTGCGCTTCTTTAATGAAAAGCAAATCTGCCTGTTCATCCATGCTAATCCACAGTCGGCGCTCTTCGCCGGTTTTCAGCACTACATATTGCTGCTCAAAATCTGCAGTCTGTGCATAGGAGTGGCTGAAAAAGAAAATGCTAAGGAGAAAGAGTACAGATTTCATAAGATCATCTGGTTAATTTGGAAAGCGACATATCCAAATATATCAGAATGATCATAAACAATACCCACACAAGGCTGCAGTAAACCCATCATGACCAGCAGCTTAATGTAATGTCTTTTTGCTGGCAGCCATCTTTACTACAATTCATCAGCATTTATACACTTCATGAAGCTTCCAGCCTGCTGTTTTTCATCCAAAGCAACTGTTTTACTTTACAGGTTTATACAGCCCTCGCCCGGGCTTTACAAGCCTTACCTTGTAGTAAGAGCGTTTAAGGATATTCTTTTCAGAAGTTGTACAGCTTTTTAGGATATTCTGTATCCTTGTATAAGGCTGCTAGGTTTACTTCTGTAAGAAATTGTACAAATTTACTCCTGTGGACAAAGCTGATAGCAGGATATAACAGTCTGTAATTAGAGAAAGCTCATTAGGGCCAGCAGGTTCTCCGGCCCGAACCGATCGATGTTCTGATCTTTGTCAAACTGCCTGATCACATGCTTTTTATCCGGAAACACCAGCTGAAGCTGTTTTACAGTATTCACATCAAAAAACTGGCCCCTCCTCCTGATCCACATTGCTGTTACATCCTGCTTTTTAGTGCCTGAATCAATTTTAAGCGGCACCACCATATCTGTAAGGGTAATACTGGACAGGCTGCTGATGGCAGCCGTTTCAAGGTATCCGCCATAGCCGGCGGCTTTGCCCTTATTCATCAGTTTACAGCGATGACGGATGTACAGCATACCAACTGTTGTTGGTAATACCTCATAAAAGGCATTATTGAAGGGTACAAATTTCTTGTCGTTCAGATATATAGTATCTACATCAGGCATATCGAGTGCCAGGAGCTTACCATCTCTGTAAAACACCATTTCTTCAGTAACCACATTGTAATTGAATGGCAAACAGGCTGTAATACCTGATTTTAGTAAAATGGTTGCCTCACTAAAGCCATAAAAGAGATAAACGGGCTGTTCAATAACCCTGCCATTGGCGCCGGCAGCCCCTTGCTGCGCATAAGCAGTAGTTACGAACAACAGCAGGAGTATCAGTAATGCATATTTTAAGATATCCTTCATCTCTTATAAGTTACAGACAATCAACAACTGAAGCAAATTTAGGGAGTGTAATCTCAACATAACTGCAGGGCTCATTGCTAGGCACACCCCCCTATTTAATTTGAAAAGTATCTAGAGACAGCTGTTCCAGGTATTTTCTTATTTCAGAGAATTCGATGCGGGAGCTTTTGTAAGCTATATGTCCATCGGGCCGAATCAGAAACATTGCCCTGCTTTTTACACCATAAGCATCCATGAATAGTTTATTCTCCCTGGCATGCAACTTAAAAACATCCAGAGGAAAGCCGGTATCAGCTTTCAGTACCTCTGCCGGGGTGCAGGCCGGTTCACCCTCTCCGGCATTTGCCACAACAAACAAAGTAAAATGGGTGCATCTAAGAAGTGCATGGGTGACTGTAGCCCTACCCGCATGCCATACACTTACATAGGGTGCACGTTCACCAGCTTTAGGGCCATTGCTGAAGAATTGCTTATGTGGTGAGGCTTTGCTCAAGGAACCGGATTTATAATGTATGGCCAGCTGCGATACCCGCA of the Flammeovirgaceae bacterium 311 genome contains:
- a CDS encoding peptidase M50 (COG1994 Zn-dependent proteases), with the translated sequence MKQDRFSLYVGRYAGIKVFIHWTFWIILVWVYFIYYNINQDAGEGLQGVLFILALFGCVVLHEYGHALTAKKYNINTRRITLYPIGGIASLEAMPEKPGQELMVAAAGPLVNVVIALLLWAYLQFSGQMPDMGALQDADPADLQQIDLPFTFNLLVANIILVAFNLIPAFPLDGGRMLRAGLAFGMDRTKATRIAANIGQLLAIAFVFFGFFFNFWLVIIGFFVYMGAGSEARYESIRTGLADYRVEDVVMRKFSLLLPDDSLEKAVQLLLNSQEQEFIVASEDQVVGVLTRKELIRGLSEYGKTAPVSRAMSQDYIMLHPHMPLREVYHKMMTGGSTVNPVIENGKFIGIVNKTNIDELLMVDSALRES
- a CDS encoding alpha/beta hydrolase fold protein (COG0596 Predicted hydrolases or acyltransferases (alpha/beta hydrolase superfamily)); protein product: MDIDKRFNVKVFGQGTQFMIFAHGFGCDQHMWRYITPAFEKYFKLVLFDYVGHGKSDSAAYHPEKYSSLQGYADDVLEICKAHSIANAIFIGHSVSAMVGVLAAVRQPQTFQKLVMVGPSPCYINQGDYYGGFSREDIESLLSSLESNYLGWSSIMAPVIMGNGDRPELGEELTNSFCSTDPEIAKQFAQVTFFSDNRDDLLKLTVPALILQCSEDVIAPQQVGQYVAKQLAQSTLVVLEATGHCPHLSAPDETIAAIEHFLYQN
- a CDS encoding cold shock protein (COG1278 Cold shock proteins) — encoded protein: MNTGIVKFFNEQKGFGFIKETETEKEYFVHISELVDEIRENDEVTFDLQEGRKGLNAVNVKRA
- a CDS encoding membrane or secreted protein, with the translated sequence MALLLFIFSLLAPLSQTQPRAAQQLTGAWEANMTDGTLGLWIMEDDHFSITYYKRDAPEFINTEGGKWSLTPDGKITLHWEFNTKDQSQVGQQQVLAHKLESNTLIAAGKSWKRIDDGTPGALKGAWLITGRERDGEMGTMTPGARKTMKILSGTRFQWIAYNSETGEFFGTGGGAYTTKGGKYTEQIHFFSRDNARVGASLEFDYELRDGMWHHSGQSSKGEPLYEIWSTRQSLGI
- a CDS encoding alpha amylase (COG0366 Glycosidases), which translates into the protein MENGKQLWWQKEIIYEVYARSFQDSNGDGIGDIRGLINRLDYLQWLGIKAIWLTPVYPSPMKDLGYDISDYTGIDPVFGTHKDFDELLREVHSRDMKLIVDFIPNHSSDQHPWFRESRSSRDNPKRDWYIWKDAAENGAEPNNWLSVLGGPAWEWDEQTEQYYYHTFLKEQPELNLRNPEVLEAVLEAMRFWLDKGVNGFRVDVMWYLIKDEKFRDNPLNPDYKPDMPSSEQLIQAYSSNQPEVHEIVRQFRQLLDGYNEKVMIGELYLSIHKIVDYYGANNGGAHLPGNHQLLQLPWEVKKIAAAIDEYEAALPDEAWPNWVIGNHDQARVLSRIGKAQAKVAAMLLLTLRGTPIMYYGDEIGMSNVEIPRDEQKDPQGLLMENNESRDPQRTPMQWDASEKAGFTTGKPWLRLADSFDQNNVEAQKADPDSLLNFYRHLIRLRQQEPALMNGDYYPVLTDGKLLAYIRRGAGGTPFLVVLNLSGEAVVFKPKNAAIKGEVVLSTSRKWEDPELKEGTKVDANEGLLAKISE
- a CDS encoding sensor protein (COG0642 Signal transduction histidine kinase), which codes for MKDAKHNVDKNITAALIEESAEELYDNAPCGYLSTLPNGLIIKANSTFLNWIGYERQEVLSEKKLQNFFAIGGKIFYETHHAPLLKMQGFVNELNYELLQKKGGGLPVLINAVQVKDKAGVPVLIRVTVFNITDRKKYELELLHAKKKAEEAVKVKAAFLSTVSHEFRTPMNAIIGIANLLQRTELSPQQAQYIEVLKFSSENLLDLINDILDFSKIESGKISLEEKYFNINHLLHSIVHGLHFKAEEKGLQLYLHLDDEMPPYVFGDPVKLGQVITNLLGNALKFTEQGTVSLHLQLLEQQGQIVRFLLMVKDTGIGISADKQEKIFEEFAQASPEIGLKYGGSGLGLAISQRLLHLFGSKLNVKSKAGVGSEFYFNLELPFGREEAADIPIERSVAEGNRTVRGVRLLLAEDNAINVMVVTEYLDEWGVLYDVATDGAQAVEQVEQNTYDLVLMDLQMPVLDGYRASLAIRSLKNKDCSNIPIIAFTASARFDYKDRIVEAGITDLLSKPFRPEDLFNVIVRYGAPSPAVSGGTHQAAVFNNLYSPEQAPENHKPIISLQQYLHITKGNSATLEKLLQLTIQHFQDYKKNYTEAMLGRDAGKMAEITHKIKMTIKLLEAEELEHAIQICRSIVLTADTRQLRQAILHLEKSFDQAIAVLKKHHQK
- a CDS encoding CHRD domain-containing protein; translation: MKKQILLYVSALLIVFTACDDKGIEPVLQDDSAIKGGYRVVNMRAHLGGDQEVPVAETKATGQAIFQLSKDGTELSYKLIVANIENLRMAHIHVAPVGSNGVVVVWLYPDGPPPMPIPGRFSGILAQGTITADDLIGSLAGASL